Proteins encoded by one window of Syntrophales bacterium:
- a CDS encoding MBL fold metallo-hydrolase, with amino-acid sequence MLCITEKEGRWMIIRCWGARGSIPVSGREYLKYGGDTTCIEVRTRDGDIIIIDAGSGIRRLGNALLKEGKYEYTIFFTHGHWDHLLGFPFFKPIYRSDVKIGMYGCYSAQLTLKEIVSRVMTPPHFPVDYEDIHCTITYHESCNGNYEIKSLKIASIPISHPNQGLGYRFEEDGKVFVFLTDNELSYIHPGGLSFSHYVEFCKGADFLIHDAEFTEWDYKKTWGHSTFKEAISLSIEAGVKMLGFFHHNQERTDDGIDNIVAESEQLVKSRGVSLQCVAIQQGFEIDL; translated from the coding sequence ATGCTTTGCATAACCGAAAAGGAAGGTAGATGGATGATCATAAGGTGCTGGGGTGCACGGGGGTCGATACCTGTTTCTGGTAGGGAATATTTGAAATACGGAGGAGACACGACCTGTATTGAAGTAAGAACTCGTGATGGTGATATTATAATTATCGACGCTGGTTCTGGGATTCGAAGGTTGGGTAATGCCCTCCTCAAGGAGGGGAAATATGAGTATACGATTTTTTTCACGCATGGACACTGGGATCATCTCCTAGGTTTCCCCTTTTTCAAACCCATATACAGGTCTGATGTGAAGATAGGGATGTATGGGTGTTACTCCGCTCAACTAACACTTAAGGAGATTGTGTCGCGCGTGATGACGCCTCCTCATTTTCCTGTGGATTACGAAGACATCCATTGCACTATCACTTACCATGAGTCGTGTAATGGAAATTATGAAATAAAGTCTTTGAAAATAGCATCTATACCAATCAGCCATCCCAACCAGGGATTGGGTTACCGTTTCGAAGAAGATGGAAAGGTTTTTGTTTTTTTAACGGATAATGAGCTTTCCTACATTCATCCTGGTGGGCTCTCCTTCTCCCACTATGTTGAATTTTGCAAAGGTGCCGATTTTCTTATACACGATGCAGAGTTTACAGAGTGGGATTATAAAAAAACGTGGGGCCATTCCACTTTTAAAGAAGCGATCAGTCTGTCCATTGAAGCCGGTGTAAAAATGCTGGGGTTCTTTCACCACAATCAGGAACGAACGGACGATGGTATTGATAATATTGTTGCGGAGAGTGAACAACTTGTAAAGTCGCGAGGCGTTTCCCTCCAATGTGTTGCGATTCAGCAGGGATTTGAGATTGACTTGTAA